In a single window of the Rhineura floridana isolate rRhiFlo1 chromosome 3, rRhiFlo1.hap2, whole genome shotgun sequence genome:
- the LOC133381855 gene encoding zinc finger protein 135-like, with product MRNKLTLHQRIHTGEKLYKCIECGKNFSGRSVLTVHQRIHTGEKLYKCIECGENFSGRSVLTVHQRIHTGEKPYKRAECGMSFSQRHHLTSHHRTHTAEKPYKCLECGKCFSSSQSLASHHRTHTGEKPFICLECGKSFSHSSSLCLHQRTHTGEKPYKCIECGKSFSQSQHLTSHHRTHTGEKPYKCLECGKCFSQSSQLTLHQRVHTGEKPYKCMECGKTFKESGKLTLHQRTHTGEKPFKCIKCGKSFIQRQQLNSHHRTHTGEKPYKCLECGKCFSHSRSFSLHQRTHTGEKPHICIECGKSFSWSQSLTSHHRTHTGEKPYKCLECGKSFSWSQSLTSHQRTHTGEKPYKCMECGKTFKESGKLTLHQRTHTGEKPYECMECGKSFSDSRNLSSHQRTHTGEKPHKCLE from the coding sequence atgaGAAATAAGCTTACtctacatcaaagaatccacacaggagagaaactatataaatgcatagagtgtgggaAAAACTTTAGTGGTAGAAGTGTTCTAactgtacatcaaagaatccacacaggagaaaaactctataaatgcatagagtgtggggAAAACTTCAGTGGTAGAAGTGTTCTAactgtacatcaaagaatccacacaggagaaaaaccctaTAAACGTGCAGAGTGTGGAATGAGCTTCAGTCAGAGGcatcaccttacttcgcatcacagaacccacacagcggagaagccatataagtgtctggagtgtggaaaatgTTTCAGTTCTAGTCAAAGCCTAGCTTCCCATCacagaacccatacaggggagaagccatttatttgtctggaatgtggaaagagtttcagtcacagTAGTAGCCTTtgtttacatcaaagaacccacacaggagagaaaccatacaaatgcatagagtgtggcaagagcttcagtcagagccaacaccttacttcacatcacagaacccacacaggggagaagccatataaatgtctggagtgtggaaagtgtttcAGTCAGAGCTCAcagcttactttacatcaaagagtccacacaggagagaaaccatataaatgtatggaatgtggaaagacctttaaAGAAAGCGGcaaacttactttgcatcaacgaacccacacaggagagaaaccatttaaatgcataaaGTGTGGGAAAAGTTTCATTCAGCGCCAACAACTTaattcacatcacagaacccacacaggggagaagccatataagtgtctggagtgtggaaagtgtttcAGTCATAGTAGAAGCTtttctttacatcaaagaacccacacaggagagaaaccacatatatgcatagagtgtggaaaaagtttcagttGGAGCCaaagccttacttcgcatcatagaacccacacaggggagaagccatataagtgtctggagtgtggaaaaagtttcagttGGAGCCaaagccttacttcgcatcaaagaacccacacaggggagaagccgtataaatgtatggaatgtggaaagacctttaaAGAAAGCGGcaaacttactttgcatcaacgaacccacacgggagagaaaccatatgaatgcatggaatgtggaaagagcttcagtgatagTAGAAACCTTTCctcccatcaaagaacccacacaggagagaagccacatAAGTGTCTGGAGTAA